Proteins from a genomic interval of Sphingobacterium sp. SYP-B4668:
- a CDS encoding TIGR02117 family protein, which yields MIKKMLKILLVVLIAIIAFAILYFLTERILSRIAARVEPSNLPQSVAVYIMSNGVHTDIVLPVKNELKDWSTLFPFYNIVSKDTAYAYVGIGWGDKGFYLHTPEWKDLKASTALVAATGLGETALHVSYYKRVQEDNLCYKWMIDTLQYQALVDYIEASLDKDSGGNAIYINTNAQYTDADAFYEAKGAYNLFYSCNTWTNNALKRANMPAGIWATLDKGILSHYKPKKSTD from the coding sequence ATGATAAAGAAGATGCTGAAAATCTTATTAGTTGTATTGATTGCTATCATTGCATTCGCAATCCTTTATTTCTTGACCGAGCGCATCCTCTCTAGGATAGCTGCCAGGGTCGAACCGTCGAACCTGCCTCAATCAGTGGCGGTCTACATTATGTCTAACGGTGTGCACACCGACATTGTCCTACCTGTCAAAAATGAACTCAAAGACTGGTCTACTCTTTTTCCCTTTTACAATATTGTCAGCAAAGACACAGCCTATGCTTATGTAGGGATAGGTTGGGGTGATAAGGGATTTTATCTTCATACCCCCGAATGGAAAGACCTAAAGGCGTCTACTGCTTTAGTTGCTGCGACAGGACTTGGGGAGACAGCGCTTCATGTCAGTTACTATAAACGAGTACAAGAAGACAATCTATGCTATAAGTGGATGATAGATACTTTACAATATCAAGCCTTGGTCGATTACATTGAGGCCTCATTGGATAAGGATAGTGGGGGTAACGCTATATATATCAATACTAACGCTCAATATACTGATGCAGATGCCTTTTATGAGGCTAAAGGAGCTTACAATCTGTTTTATTCATGCAATACGTGGACCAATAATGCCCTCAAACGAGCTAATATGCCAGCAGGGATATGGGCGACCCTAGATAAAGGTATCTTAAGTCATTATAAACCAAAGAAGTCCACTGACTGA
- a CDS encoding sugar phosphate nucleotidyltransferase, translated as MSKPTLLILAAGMASRYGSLKQIDGFGPHGETIIDYSIYDAINAGFGKVVFIIREEFVDKMREVFDAKLAGKIEVDYAFQDFDLKKFGIDREIERSKPWGTAHAVLSAYDKVKEPFCVINADDFYGTDAFQKMAKFLTTEVSDSHMALMGFKVGNTMSDYGYVSRGVCDVNADGNMAAVTERTNIYYKETESGKTIVYEENGVETELNPETRVSMNFWGFTPRIFDVALEMFAPFVEANADNPKSEFFIPSVPDHMVKNKMADFKVIPTSSKWFGVTYKEDKPIVQESISALVASGAYPEKLF; from the coding sequence ATGAGTAAACCAACTTTATTGATTTTAGCTGCAGGAATGGCTAGTCGCTACGGTTCTTTGAAACAAATTGATGGTTTTGGTCCACATGGTGAGACAATTATAGATTATTCAATTTATGATGCAATCAATGCTGGATTTGGAAAAGTGGTGTTTATTATCCGCGAAGAATTCGTCGACAAGATGCGTGAAGTTTTTGATGCGAAATTAGCAGGTAAAATAGAAGTGGATTATGCTTTCCAAGATTTTGATTTAAAGAAATTCGGAATAGATAGAGAAATTGAAAGGTCTAAGCCATGGGGCACAGCCCATGCTGTATTGAGTGCATATGATAAGGTCAAGGAACCTTTTTGTGTAATCAATGCAGATGATTTCTATGGTACCGATGCTTTTCAAAAAATGGCGAAGTTCTTGACTACAGAAGTGTCGGACTCACATATGGCGCTGATGGGTTTCAAAGTTGGTAATACTATGTCCGACTACGGATATGTATCCAGAGGAGTCTGTGATGTGAATGCAGATGGCAATATGGCTGCGGTAACCGAACGTACGAATATCTATTACAAAGAAACGGAAAGCGGAAAAACAATCGTATATGAAGAGAATGGTGTAGAGACAGAATTGAATCCGGAGACACGTGTTTCTATGAATTTCTGGGGTTTTACACCTCGAATTTTCGATGTGGCCTTAGAGATGTTCGCTCCATTTGTTGAGGCAAATGCGGATAATCCAAAATCGGAATTCTTTATTCCGTCCGTTCCAGATCATATGGTCAAGAATAAAATGGCGGATTTTAAAGTTATACCGACATCATCCAAATGGTTTGGCGTTACATATAAAGAAGATAAACCTATTGTCCAAGAATCAATTTCTGCATTGGTAGCTTCAGGAGCTTATCCCGAAAAGTTATTCTAA
- a CDS encoding helicase HerA-like domain-containing protein: MATKEQFIEKITQSYSPKGASIFLGAGIFNGEIVAGAKVNLALKMMNRHGLIAGATGTGKTRTLQLIAEQLSNEQVPVFMLDVKGDLSGFAQEGKSNPALEERGLLIDYPFQPQSFPVELYSLSGNKGIPMRITVDDFGPILLSRILDLNETQTGVLSAIFKYAADQQMPLVDLTDLKKLLSYLSEGQGAAEINDDYGRISTATSGTILRKIVAIEQQGLAHIFGEREFDIQDLFEKMDGKGVISLLNIADVQDQPLLFSTFLLSLLAQLFKTLPEVGDLDKPKLVFFFDEAHLLFNGASKTFLSQVEQIIRLIRSKGVGVFFCTQAATDVPETVLGQLGNRVQHALRAFTPNDAEALRKTVKTYPHSEFYEIDKILTSLGTGQAIITVLNDKGIPTEVVATHMIGPRSVMGAADPQLYNDIINSSPLLQKYKETINNRSAEEIIEEKNTAYRAEEERAKAQKEAEKAQVSTARSTSRRQTPLEAAQKTATTTLAREGVKFLGKLANGLLTAFLKKRK; encoded by the coding sequence ATGGCAACAAAGGAACAGTTTATAGAAAAGATTACCCAATCGTATAGTCCAAAAGGAGCATCTATCTTTTTAGGAGCCGGTATTTTTAATGGAGAGATAGTCGCAGGTGCCAAAGTCAACTTGGCGCTAAAGATGATGAATAGACATGGTCTTATTGCTGGAGCGACAGGGACAGGTAAGACGCGTACTCTACAATTGATTGCCGAGCAGCTTTCCAATGAACAAGTTCCTGTATTCATGTTGGATGTCAAGGGTGACTTGTCTGGGTTTGCCCAAGAGGGCAAGTCTAACCCTGCTCTGGAAGAGCGTGGCCTATTAATTGATTATCCTTTCCAACCACAGAGTTTTCCCGTTGAATTGTATTCACTTAGTGGCAATAAGGGAATTCCTATGCGGATTACAGTTGATGATTTTGGCCCCATATTGTTGTCTCGAATCTTGGATTTAAATGAGACACAAACGGGCGTTCTGTCTGCAATATTTAAGTATGCTGCAGATCAGCAGATGCCTTTGGTTGACCTCACTGATTTGAAAAAATTATTATCTTATCTATCAGAAGGTCAGGGAGCAGCAGAAATAAATGATGACTACGGTAGGATCAGTACCGCTACTTCGGGTACGATACTAAGGAAAATTGTTGCAATAGAACAACAGGGATTGGCGCATATATTTGGTGAGCGTGAGTTTGATATCCAAGATCTGTTTGAGAAAATGGACGGTAAAGGTGTAATTAGTCTCTTGAACATCGCTGACGTGCAAGATCAACCACTTTTGTTTTCTACGTTTTTATTGAGCCTTTTGGCGCAGTTGTTTAAAACGCTCCCCGAAGTGGGAGATTTAGACAAGCCGAAGCTGGTGTTCTTTTTCGATGAAGCACATTTGTTGTTTAATGGTGCTTCTAAAACATTCTTGTCTCAAGTTGAACAGATTATTCGGTTGATCCGTTCTAAAGGCGTGGGGGTTTTCTTCTGTACCCAAGCTGCTACAGATGTTCCGGAGACGGTCCTTGGTCAACTCGGCAATCGGGTGCAACATGCTCTACGTGCTTTTACTCCAAATGATGCAGAAGCATTACGAAAGACAGTGAAAACCTATCCTCATTCTGAATTTTATGAAATCGATAAGATACTAACATCGCTCGGTACAGGCCAAGCTATTATCACGGTGCTGAATGATAAGGGTATACCTACTGAAGTCGTCGCTACACATATGATTGGTCCGCGCTCGGTGATGGGAGCGGCAGATCCACAGTTATATAATGATATTATAAATAGTTCTCCATTACTGCAAAAGTATAAGGAGACTATAAATAATCGTAGTGCTGAAGAAATCATCGAAGAAAAGAATACTGCTTATCGGGCTGAGGAAGAGCGTGCCAAAGCACAGAAAGAGGCTGAGAAAGCACAGGTTTCTACCGCTAGGAGCACTTCTAGAAGGCAGACACCGTTGGAAGCAGCCCAAAAGACTGCTACCACCACCCTTGCTAGAGAAGGTGTAAAGTTCCTTGGTAAATTGGCAAATGGACTTTTGACAGCATTTCTGAAGAAAAGAAAATAG
- a CDS encoding SulP family inorganic anion transporter — protein MFGTRMSAFLKLSKRDLKYDFPASIVVFLVALPLCLGIAMASGAPLFAGILTGVIGGIVVASISKSPLSVSGPAAGLTVIVLGAIQQLGAYETFLLAVVIAGVVQLILGILKAGMIGNYFPSSVIIGMLAAIGITIILKQIPLALGLTESHAFEMDNGGGISAFANTLFSSIGYGALIICTLSILILIFWPKIPKLNKLPAPLLVVGVGLGLAMAFQGTGLQLSSEQLVTVPIVGSFSEFTGLFTLPDFSQILNKDVWIVALTIAIIASLETLLSIEAVDKIDPFKRNTPTNRELIAQGVGNITSGMLGGLPMTSVIVRSSANVNAGGRTRQSAILHGTWLFLALLAIPTVLNLIPLSCLAAILLHTGFKLAKPALFKEMYVKGWDQFIPFAMTIAAVVFTDLLTGVGVGIVIATFYILKANMKNAFKFDIVKHQDEETAVITLAEEVTFLNKAPIQQKLYSLPKSIGKIEINGSKSKFIDKDVIEVIKDFQQNAISKGRDIQLTDIIYKK, from the coding sequence ATGTTTGGTACACGTATGTCTGCTTTTCTAAAACTATCGAAAAGAGACTTAAAATATGATTTCCCTGCAAGTATTGTCGTATTTTTAGTGGCTCTGCCATTATGTCTTGGCATTGCCATGGCTTCTGGAGCACCTCTTTTTGCAGGCATCTTGACAGGAGTAATCGGAGGTATTGTAGTTGCTTCTATTAGTAAATCGCCTCTCAGTGTAAGTGGTCCAGCCGCCGGCCTTACGGTCATCGTATTGGGCGCTATTCAACAACTAGGAGCGTATGAGACTTTTCTACTTGCGGTAGTAATTGCTGGGGTGGTCCAGCTTATCTTAGGGATATTGAAGGCGGGAATGATTGGAAACTATTTCCCATCTTCGGTTATCATCGGCATGCTAGCCGCTATCGGTATCACGATTATCTTAAAACAGATTCCACTAGCATTAGGCTTGACCGAAAGCCATGCCTTTGAAATGGACAATGGAGGTGGTATATCAGCATTTGCAAATACACTTTTTTCCTCAATTGGTTACGGAGCCTTAATCATTTGTACGCTGTCCATATTGATCCTTATTTTTTGGCCCAAGATCCCTAAGCTGAACAAACTCCCAGCTCCACTATTAGTCGTAGGTGTGGGCCTTGGCTTAGCAATGGCTTTCCAAGGCACTGGACTGCAGTTGAGTTCAGAACAACTGGTCACCGTGCCTATTGTAGGTTCATTCAGTGAATTTACAGGCCTCTTTACGCTACCGGATTTTTCACAAATCCTGAATAAAGATGTGTGGATAGTTGCACTGACGATCGCTATCATTGCCAGTCTAGAGACCTTACTCAGTATAGAAGCAGTAGACAAGATCGATCCATTCAAACGTAATACCCCAACCAACCGCGAGTTGATTGCCCAAGGTGTCGGCAATATTACCAGTGGTATGCTCGGTGGGCTTCCAATGACTTCTGTCATCGTTCGCTCATCTGCCAATGTAAATGCAGGCGGACGCACGCGTCAATCGGCAATCTTACATGGTACATGGTTGTTCCTCGCATTGTTGGCAATCCCGACAGTGCTTAACCTCATTCCATTATCTTGTTTGGCGGCAATTCTGTTGCATACTGGCTTCAAATTGGCTAAGCCCGCGCTTTTCAAGGAAATGTATGTAAAGGGATGGGACCAATTTATTCCATTTGCAATGACAATTGCAGCGGTGGTATTTACTGACCTATTAACAGGTGTAGGTGTAGGGATCGTAATTGCGACCTTCTATATCTTAAAGGCTAATATGAAAAATGCTTTCAAATTCGACATTGTCAAACATCAGGATGAAGAAACGGCCGTCATTACTTTGGCCGAGGAAGTAACATTCTTAAATAAAGCACCTATACAGCAAAAGCTTTACAGCTTGCCAAAAAGTATTGGAAAAATCGAGATAAACGGCTCTAAAAGCAAGTTTATCGACAAGGATGTAATCGAAGTTATCAAAGACTTTCAGCAAAATGCAATAAGTAAAGGTCGAGACATCCAGTTAACGGATATTATTTATAAAAAATAA
- a CDS encoding carbonic anhydrase, translated as MKNEVLKAGFDKIITGNKEWMDFVKSDNTGRFEQLSKGQNPEILWIGCADSRVPANELTGTKPGEVFVHRNIANVCVHSDMNMLSVLDYAVNVLKVKHVIVAGHYGCGGVAASLSRKQYGVIDNWLCHIKDVYRLHAEEIDSIQDTEKKTDRLVELNVVEQVFNLCTTSIVQNAWKERDDLAVHGMVINIGSGELIDLKTTFTNNEALGKVFAFS; from the coding sequence ATGAAAAACGAAGTTTTAAAAGCAGGATTCGATAAAATTATAACAGGAAACAAAGAATGGATGGATTTTGTAAAAAGTGACAATACAGGTCGTTTTGAACAACTTTCTAAGGGACAAAATCCCGAAATATTATGGATCGGCTGTGCTGACAGCCGTGTCCCTGCAAATGAACTGACAGGAACAAAACCAGGTGAGGTATTTGTACACCGCAACATTGCAAATGTATGTGTACACTCGGATATGAATATGCTCAGCGTACTTGACTATGCTGTTAACGTGCTTAAAGTAAAGCATGTTATCGTGGCCGGTCACTATGGCTGTGGAGGGGTCGCAGCTTCTTTAAGCCGCAAACAATATGGTGTTATTGACAACTGGTTATGCCACATCAAGGATGTATACCGCCTACACGCAGAAGAAATCGACTCGATACAAGATACAGAGAAGAAAACAGACAGATTGGTAGAATTGAATGTCGTGGAACAGGTCTTCAACCTCTGCACCACCTCTATCGTACAAAATGCGTGGAAAGAACGTGATGACCTTGCTGTACATGGTATGGTTATCAATATCGGTTCAGGTGAACTAATTGACTTAAAAACGACCTTCACTAATAATGAAGCCCTCGGAAAAGTATTTGCTTTTTCTTAA
- a CDS encoding glutamine--tRNA ligase/YqeY domain fusion protein has protein sequence MENEEKSLNFIEEIVEQDLRTEKHDGRVLTRFPPEPNGYLHIGHAKSICLNFGLAKKYKGKTNLRFDDTNPVTEDTEYVESIKKDIKWLGFEWAEELYTSDYFQQLYDFAVDLIKKGLAYVDDSTAEEIAAAKGTPTEPGTPTPYRDRSIDENIRLFEEMRLGKYQEGEKVLRAKIDLSSPNMHMRDPLLYRIKYANHHRTGNAWPIYPMYDFAHGQSDAIEKITHSICTLEFIPHRPLYDWCIEKLEIFPSKQYEFARLNLNYTVMSKRKLLQLVNEHHVESWDDPRMPTISGLRRRGYTPASIVDFCDRIGVAKRENIIDMGLLEFCIREDLNKTAWRRMAVLDPIKMIITNYPDGQIEELEGENNPEVEGGEGSRKIPFSKELWIERDDFMEEPPKKFFRLGPGLSVRLKNAYIVECHNFVKDENGNVTEIHCNYIPNSKSGEDTSGLKVKGTIHWVSVPHAKKAEVRLYERLFNVENPAAEEDFKSTINPDSLKVISNAYLEPDLATAEAGKGYQFIRLGYFTLDTKSTTENLVFNRTVTLKDSWAKEVKKG, from the coding sequence ATGGAAAATGAAGAGAAATCATTAAATTTTATCGAAGAAATCGTTGAGCAGGATCTCCGTACGGAGAAGCACGATGGACGTGTACTGACACGTTTCCCTCCTGAGCCTAATGGTTACCTTCATATTGGACATGCCAAATCTATATGCCTTAACTTTGGATTGGCAAAGAAATATAAAGGTAAGACCAACCTCAGATTTGACGATACGAACCCTGTGACAGAGGACACAGAGTATGTAGAAAGCATCAAAAAAGACATCAAATGGTTAGGCTTCGAATGGGCCGAAGAACTATATACATCCGATTACTTCCAGCAACTTTACGATTTTGCGGTTGACTTAATCAAAAAAGGCCTAGCCTATGTGGACGATAGCACCGCTGAAGAAATTGCAGCTGCTAAGGGAACCCCGACAGAACCGGGAACCCCTACACCATACCGAGACCGTTCGATAGATGAAAATATACGTCTATTCGAAGAAATGCGTTTAGGGAAGTACCAAGAAGGAGAAAAGGTGCTGCGGGCCAAAATAGATTTGTCCAGTCCAAACATGCATATGCGAGATCCATTATTGTATCGCATTAAATATGCCAACCATCACCGCACAGGAAATGCTTGGCCTATCTATCCGATGTATGACTTTGCACATGGACAAAGTGATGCTATCGAGAAGATTACACACTCGATTTGTACACTGGAATTCATCCCACATCGTCCACTATACGATTGGTGTATAGAGAAGTTAGAAATATTTCCGTCAAAACAGTATGAATTTGCGAGGCTTAATCTGAATTATACAGTGATGAGCAAGCGTAAACTACTACAATTGGTCAATGAGCATCATGTCGAAAGTTGGGATGATCCGCGGATGCCCACAATAAGTGGTTTGCGCCGTCGAGGGTATACCCCCGCGAGTATAGTAGACTTTTGCGATAGGATTGGTGTAGCTAAACGGGAGAATATCATTGATATGGGATTATTGGAATTCTGCATACGGGAAGACCTCAATAAAACTGCTTGGCGTAGGATGGCCGTATTGGATCCTATAAAAATGATTATCACCAATTATCCCGATGGTCAGATAGAAGAATTGGAGGGCGAAAACAATCCAGAAGTAGAAGGGGGCGAGGGTTCTCGCAAGATTCCATTCAGCAAAGAGCTTTGGATAGAACGCGATGATTTTATGGAAGAGCCTCCTAAAAAATTCTTTAGACTTGGCCCTGGACTATCCGTAAGATTAAAGAATGCCTATATTGTAGAATGCCACAATTTTGTAAAGGATGAAAATGGCAATGTGACCGAAATCCACTGTAATTATATCCCTAATTCGAAATCTGGAGAGGATACCAGTGGACTCAAGGTTAAGGGAACAATTCATTGGGTATCCGTACCACATGCTAAAAAAGCTGAAGTCCGCTTGTACGAGCGCTTGTTCAATGTCGAAAATCCAGCTGCGGAAGAGGATTTCAAATCGACCATCAACCCCGATAGTCTGAAAGTCATTTCCAATGCTTATTTGGAACCAGACTTGGCAACAGCTGAAGCAGGAAAGGGTTACCAATTTATACGATTGGGATACTTTACCTTAGATACCAAGTCTACTACAGAAAATCTCGTCTTTAATAGAACCGTGACGCTCAAGGACTCTTGGGCAAAGGAAGTCAAAAAAGGATAA
- a CDS encoding methylenetetrahydrofolate reductase has product MKIVDHIKNAKGKTLFSFELLPPAKGQSIQSIYKTMDELMEFKPPFIDVTYHREDYLYKEHAGGLLERVAYRKRPGTVAICAAIMNKYKVDAVPHLICGGFTKEETENALIDLNFLGIDNVLVLRGDARRGDADFIPTDGGHTYATDLLEQVLDMNTGKYLHEDIVNSEKTDFCIGVAGYPEKHFESPNFNTDFKFLKKKVEMGAEFIVTQMFFNVEKYKEFVTKCREHDIHVPIIPGLKPITSKKQLVTLPRVFHLDIPEELSDAIADCHTNADVRQVGQEWLVQQCKELIDFGAPVLHFYTMSNPGPTKKIVEQLF; this is encoded by the coding sequence ATGAAAATCGTCGATCACATTAAAAACGCCAAAGGGAAAACGCTTTTTTCTTTCGAATTGTTGCCGCCAGCGAAGGGGCAGAGTATCCAGAGTATCTATAAGACAATGGACGAACTCATGGAATTCAAACCGCCTTTTATAGATGTGACCTACCATCGAGAAGATTACTTGTATAAAGAGCATGCAGGTGGACTTTTGGAACGGGTAGCTTATCGCAAACGACCAGGTACAGTCGCCATATGTGCAGCCATCATGAATAAGTATAAAGTGGATGCCGTGCCACACTTAATCTGCGGAGGTTTTACCAAAGAGGAGACTGAAAATGCATTGATAGATCTCAATTTCTTAGGTATCGACAACGTATTGGTTCTTCGTGGCGATGCTCGTAGAGGAGATGCTGATTTTATCCCGACAGATGGAGGACACACCTATGCCACAGACTTGCTCGAACAAGTCTTGGATATGAATACCGGTAAATATCTGCATGAGGATATTGTCAATTCAGAAAAAACTGACTTCTGTATAGGCGTGGCAGGTTATCCTGAAAAACATTTTGAAAGTCCTAATTTCAATACAGACTTCAAATTCTTGAAAAAGAAAGTGGAGATGGGAGCCGAGTTTATCGTGACCCAGATGTTTTTCAATGTAGAAAAATACAAAGAATTCGTGACGAAATGCCGGGAGCATGATATACATGTGCCCATTATCCCAGGACTGAAACCGATAACATCCAAAAAACAATTGGTAACATTACCTCGCGTTTTCCATTTGGATATTCCGGAAGAATTGAGCGATGCGATTGCTGACTGTCATACCAATGCTGATGTTCGTCAAGTTGGTCAGGAATGGCTTGTTCAACAATGTAAAGAGCTGATTGACTTTGGAGCACCAGTATTGCATTTTTATACCATGAGTAATCCTGGTCCCACCAAGAAGATTGTGGAACAGTTATTTTAA
- the rimM gene encoding ribosome maturation factor RimM (Essential for efficient processing of 16S rRNA) has translation MTLEQSFYIGYISKTRGLKGELQLFFEFEDYQDLDFDTLFVEVNKKLVPYFVDQIKYHTNSTAYLNLEDVDHIDQAQPLVRKKVYLSNDKMPERDPDDFRMKDLVGFLVVDEKHGELGEITEVQDLPQQFVATVDYNGKELMFPLNDDLILGIDPEEEIIEVDLPDGLVDLYQE, from the coding sequence ATGACTTTAGAACAGAGCTTTTACATAGGTTATATCAGCAAAACAAGAGGATTGAAAGGCGAGCTACAGCTCTTTTTTGAATTTGAGGATTATCAAGATTTAGATTTTGATACGCTTTTTGTCGAGGTCAATAAAAAGCTGGTGCCCTATTTTGTCGATCAAATAAAGTACCACACCAATAGTACCGCTTACCTTAATCTTGAAGATGTGGATCATATCGATCAAGCTCAGCCGTTGGTACGGAAGAAGGTATACCTTTCCAATGATAAAATGCCTGAGCGCGACCCCGATGATTTTCGGATGAAGGACCTTGTCGGTTTTTTGGTGGTAGATGAAAAGCATGGCGAGTTGGGCGAAATTACCGAAGTGCAGGATTTACCTCAGCAATTCGTTGCGACTGTCGATTATAATGGCAAAGAACTTATGTTTCCGTTGAATGACGATCTCATTCTTGGGATAGACCCCGAGGAGGAAATTATAGAAGTAGACCTCCCAGATGGATTGGTAGACCTCTATCAAGAATAA
- a CDS encoding 30S ribosomal protein S16 produces MATKIRLQRHGKKGKPFYHVVVADSRAPRDGKFIERIGSYNPNTNPATIVLDFEKALGWINNGAQPTDTARAILSYKGVLYKKHLEGGVKKGAFDEAKAEELFTKWSESKTAQIEGKKVGLVSSKEETKKAALAAEAKKKAEKAAAIAAKNTPAVEEVAEEVEAPEATEGADSTEETEG; encoded by the coding sequence ATGGCAACTAAAATCAGATTGCAAAGACATGGTAAAAAAGGAAAGCCTTTTTACCACGTAGTAGTAGCAGACTCACGTGCTCCACGTGATGGTAAATTCATCGAACGTATCGGTTCTTACAATCCTAACACAAATCCAGCGACTATCGTCTTGGATTTTGAAAAGGCTTTGGGATGGATCAACAATGGTGCACAACCTACTGATACTGCTCGTGCTATCCTTTCTTACAAAGGTGTATTGTACAAAAAACACTTAGAAGGTGGTGTGAAAAAAGGTGCTTTTGATGAAGCTAAAGCTGAAGAACTATTCACAAAATGGTCAGAAAGCAAAACTGCTCAAATCGAAGGTAAAAAAGTTGGTTTAGTATCTTCTAAAGAAGAAACTAAAAAAGCTGCTTTAGCTGCTGAAGCAAAGAAAAAAGCTGAAAAAGCTGCGGCTATTGCTGCGAAAAACACTCCAGCAGTAGAAGAAGTTGCTGAAGAAGTTGAAGCACCAGAAGCTACTGAAGGCGCTGATAGCACTGAAGAAACTGAAGGATAA